One segment of Scleropages formosus chromosome 23, fSclFor1.1, whole genome shotgun sequence DNA contains the following:
- the u2af2b gene encoding U2 small nuclear RNA auxiliary factor 2b isoform X3, with protein MSDFDEFERQLTENKHERDKENRHRRRSASRSRSRERKRRSHERRSRDRRSHSKERRHRRSDAGQVRCWAAAANHMSQPDMKSRSPHRDKKKKVKKYWDVPPPGFEHITPMQYKAMQAAGQIPATALLPTMTPDGLAVTPTPVPVVGSQMTRQARRLYVGNIPFGITEESMMDFFNAQMRLGGLTQAPGNPVLAVQINQDKNFAFLEFRSVDETTQAMAFDGIIFQGQSLKIRRPHDYQPLPGMSENPSVYVPGVVSTVVPDSAHKLFIGGLPNYLNDDQVKELLTSFGPLKAFNLVKDSATGLSKGYAFCEYVDTNLNDQAIAGLNGMQLGDKKLLVQRASQSSMNQTPVTLQVPGLVSSSVAQMGGLPTEVLCLMNMVAPEELLDDEEYEEIVEDVREECSKYGQVKSIEIPRPVDGLEVPGTGKIFVEFTSVFDSQKAMQGLTGRKFANRVVVTKYCDPDAYHRRDFW; from the exons ATGTCGGATTTCGACGAGTTCGAGCGGCAGCTGACGGAGAACAAGCACG AGCGGGACAAAGAGAACCGACACCGGCGGCGCTCGGCCTCCAGGAGCCGCAGCCGCGAGCGAAAGAGGCGAAGCCACGAGAGGAGGAGCCGCGATCGGCGGAGCCACAGCAAGGAGCGCAGACACCGGCGGAG TGATGCTGGGCAGGTGCGATGCTGGGCTGCAGCAGCGAACCACATGTCTCAGCCTGACATgaagag CCGCTCCCCACACCGtgataagaagaagaaagtgaAGAAGTATTGGGATGTCCCACCGCCCGGCTTTGAGCACATCACACCCATGCAGTACAAGGCCATGCAGG CTGCTGGGCAGATTCCTGCTACTGCCCTTTTGCCTACAATGACCCCTGATGGGCTGGCAGTAACACCCACCCCTGTGCCTGTGGTGGGTAGCCAGATGACACGGCAGGCTCGCAGGCTCTACGTTGGCAACATCCCATTTGGCATCACTGAG GAGTCCATGATGGATTTCTTCAATGCTCAGATGCGCCTAGGTGGTCTCACCCAGGCTCCCGGAAATCCCGTACTTGCTGTGCAGATTAATCAAGACAAGAACTTTGCCTTTCTTGAG TTCCGCTCAGTGGATGAAACCACCCAGGCCATGGCCTTTGATGGGATCATTTTCCAGGGTCAGAGCCTAAAGATACGCCGGCCTCACGATTACCAGCCCCTGCCTGGTATGAGTGAGAACCCCAGTGTCTATGTGCCAG GGGTGGTTTCCACAGTGGTTCCAGACTCTGCTCACAAGCTCTTCATTGGTGGCTTGCCCAACTATCTCAATGATGACCAG GTGAAAGAGTTGCTTACCTCGTTTGGTCCGCTGAAGGCCTTCAACCTGGTGAAAGACAGCGCCACTGGATTGTCAAAGGGTTACGCTTTTTGCGAGTATGTGGACACCAATCTGAATGACCAG GCCATTGCTGGACTGAATGGGATGCAGCTGGGAGACAAGAAACTCCTTGTACAGCGAGCCAGC CAGAGCAGTATGAACCAGACCCCGGTAACGCTGCAGGTTCCAGGGCTGGTGAGTAGCTCTGTGGCGCAAATGGGTGGCCTGCCTACCGAGGTCCTCTGCCTCATGAACATGGTGGCTCCAGAGGAGCTACTCGATGATGAAGAGTACGAGGAGATTGTTGAGGATGTGCGCGAAGAGTGCAGCAAGTATGGCCAGGTGAAGAGCATCGAGATACCCCGACCTGTTGATGGCCTGGAGGTGCCTGGCACAGGCAAG atCTTTGTGGAGTTCACATCGGTGTTTGATAGCCAGAAGGCCATGCAGGGCCTGACAGGCAGAAAGTTTGCTAATAGGGTGGTAGTAACCAAGTACTGCGACCCTGATGCCTATCACCGCCGAGACTTTTGGTAG
- the u2af2b gene encoding U2 small nuclear RNA auxiliary factor 2b isoform X4, producing MSDFDEFERQLTENKHERDKENRHRRRSASRSRSRERKRRSHERRSRDRRSHSKERRHRRSDAGQVRCWAAAANHMSQPDMKSRSPHRDKKKKVKKYWDVPPPGFEHITPMQYKAMQAAGQIPATALLPTMTPDGLAVTPTPVPVVGSQMTRQARRLYVGNIPFGITEESMMDFFNAQMRLGGLTQAPGNPVLAVQINQDKNFAFLEFRSVDETTQAMAFDGIIFQGQSLKIRRPHDYQPLPGMSENPSVYVPGVVSTVVPDSAHKLFIGGLPNYLNDDQVKELLTSFGPLKAFNLVKDSATGLSKGYAFCEYVDTNLNDQAIAGLNGMQLGDKKLLVQRASSSMNQTPVTLQVPGLVSSSVAQMGGLPTEVLCLMNMVAPEELLDDEEYEEIVEDVREECSKYGQVKSIEIPRPVDGLEVPGTGKIFVEFTSVFDSQKAMQGLTGRKFANRVVVTKYCDPDAYHRRDFW from the exons ATGTCGGATTTCGACGAGTTCGAGCGGCAGCTGACGGAGAACAAGCACG AGCGGGACAAAGAGAACCGACACCGGCGGCGCTCGGCCTCCAGGAGCCGCAGCCGCGAGCGAAAGAGGCGAAGCCACGAGAGGAGGAGCCGCGATCGGCGGAGCCACAGCAAGGAGCGCAGACACCGGCGGAG TGATGCTGGGCAGGTGCGATGCTGGGCTGCAGCAGCGAACCACATGTCTCAGCCTGACATgaagag CCGCTCCCCACACCGtgataagaagaagaaagtgaAGAAGTATTGGGATGTCCCACCGCCCGGCTTTGAGCACATCACACCCATGCAGTACAAGGCCATGCAGG CTGCTGGGCAGATTCCTGCTACTGCCCTTTTGCCTACAATGACCCCTGATGGGCTGGCAGTAACACCCACCCCTGTGCCTGTGGTGGGTAGCCAGATGACACGGCAGGCTCGCAGGCTCTACGTTGGCAACATCCCATTTGGCATCACTGAG GAGTCCATGATGGATTTCTTCAATGCTCAGATGCGCCTAGGTGGTCTCACCCAGGCTCCCGGAAATCCCGTACTTGCTGTGCAGATTAATCAAGACAAGAACTTTGCCTTTCTTGAG TTCCGCTCAGTGGATGAAACCACCCAGGCCATGGCCTTTGATGGGATCATTTTCCAGGGTCAGAGCCTAAAGATACGCCGGCCTCACGATTACCAGCCCCTGCCTGGTATGAGTGAGAACCCCAGTGTCTATGTGCCAG GGGTGGTTTCCACAGTGGTTCCAGACTCTGCTCACAAGCTCTTCATTGGTGGCTTGCCCAACTATCTCAATGATGACCAG GTGAAAGAGTTGCTTACCTCGTTTGGTCCGCTGAAGGCCTTCAACCTGGTGAAAGACAGCGCCACTGGATTGTCAAAGGGTTACGCTTTTTGCGAGTATGTGGACACCAATCTGAATGACCAG GCCATTGCTGGACTGAATGGGATGCAGCTGGGAGACAAGAAACTCCTTGTACAGCGAGCCAGC AGCAGTATGAACCAGACCCCGGTAACGCTGCAGGTTCCAGGGCTGGTGAGTAGCTCTGTGGCGCAAATGGGTGGCCTGCCTACCGAGGTCCTCTGCCTCATGAACATGGTGGCTCCAGAGGAGCTACTCGATGATGAAGAGTACGAGGAGATTGTTGAGGATGTGCGCGAAGAGTGCAGCAAGTATGGCCAGGTGAAGAGCATCGAGATACCCCGACCTGTTGATGGCCTGGAGGTGCCTGGCACAGGCAAG atCTTTGTGGAGTTCACATCGGTGTTTGATAGCCAGAAGGCCATGCAGGGCCTGACAGGCAGAAAGTTTGCTAATAGGGTGGTAGTAACCAAGTACTGCGACCCTGATGCCTATCACCGCCGAGACTTTTGGTAG
- the u2af2b gene encoding U2 small nuclear RNA auxiliary factor 2b isoform X2 translates to MSDFDEFERQLTENKHERDKENRHRRRSASRSRSRERKRRSHERRSRDRRSHSKERRHRRSDAGQVRCWAAAANHMSQPDMKSRSPHRDKKKKVKKYWDVPPPGFEHITPMQYKAMQAAGQIPATALLPTMTPDGLAVTPTPVPVVGSQMTRQARRLYVGNIPFGITEESMMDFFNAQMRLGGLTQAPGNPVLAVQINQDKNFAFLEFRSVDETTQAMAFDGIIFQGQSLKIRRPHDYQPLPGMSENPSVYVPGVVSTVVPDSAHKLFIGGLPNYLNDDQVKELLTSFGPLKAFNLVKDSATGLSKGYAFCEYVDTNLNDQAIAGLNGMQLGDKKLLVQRASVGAKNASLSSMNQTPVTLQVPGLVSSSVAQMGGLPTEVLCLMNMVAPEELLDDEEYEEIVEDVREECSKYGQVKSIEIPRPVDGLEVPGTGKIFVEFTSVFDSQKAMQGLTGRKFANRVVVTKYCDPDAYHRRDFW, encoded by the exons ATGTCGGATTTCGACGAGTTCGAGCGGCAGCTGACGGAGAACAAGCACG AGCGGGACAAAGAGAACCGACACCGGCGGCGCTCGGCCTCCAGGAGCCGCAGCCGCGAGCGAAAGAGGCGAAGCCACGAGAGGAGGAGCCGCGATCGGCGGAGCCACAGCAAGGAGCGCAGACACCGGCGGAG TGATGCTGGGCAGGTGCGATGCTGGGCTGCAGCAGCGAACCACATGTCTCAGCCTGACATgaagag CCGCTCCCCACACCGtgataagaagaagaaagtgaAGAAGTATTGGGATGTCCCACCGCCCGGCTTTGAGCACATCACACCCATGCAGTACAAGGCCATGCAGG CTGCTGGGCAGATTCCTGCTACTGCCCTTTTGCCTACAATGACCCCTGATGGGCTGGCAGTAACACCCACCCCTGTGCCTGTGGTGGGTAGCCAGATGACACGGCAGGCTCGCAGGCTCTACGTTGGCAACATCCCATTTGGCATCACTGAG GAGTCCATGATGGATTTCTTCAATGCTCAGATGCGCCTAGGTGGTCTCACCCAGGCTCCCGGAAATCCCGTACTTGCTGTGCAGATTAATCAAGACAAGAACTTTGCCTTTCTTGAG TTCCGCTCAGTGGATGAAACCACCCAGGCCATGGCCTTTGATGGGATCATTTTCCAGGGTCAGAGCCTAAAGATACGCCGGCCTCACGATTACCAGCCCCTGCCTGGTATGAGTGAGAACCCCAGTGTCTATGTGCCAG GGGTGGTTTCCACAGTGGTTCCAGACTCTGCTCACAAGCTCTTCATTGGTGGCTTGCCCAACTATCTCAATGATGACCAG GTGAAAGAGTTGCTTACCTCGTTTGGTCCGCTGAAGGCCTTCAACCTGGTGAAAGACAGCGCCACTGGATTGTCAAAGGGTTACGCTTTTTGCGAGTATGTGGACACCAATCTGAATGACCAG GCCATTGCTGGACTGAATGGGATGCAGCTGGGAGACAAGAAACTCCTTGTACAGCGAGCCAGCGTAGGAGCCAAAAACGCCAGTCTT AGCAGTATGAACCAGACCCCGGTAACGCTGCAGGTTCCAGGGCTGGTGAGTAGCTCTGTGGCGCAAATGGGTGGCCTGCCTACCGAGGTCCTCTGCCTCATGAACATGGTGGCTCCAGAGGAGCTACTCGATGATGAAGAGTACGAGGAGATTGTTGAGGATGTGCGCGAAGAGTGCAGCAAGTATGGCCAGGTGAAGAGCATCGAGATACCCCGACCTGTTGATGGCCTGGAGGTGCCTGGCACAGGCAAG atCTTTGTGGAGTTCACATCGGTGTTTGATAGCCAGAAGGCCATGCAGGGCCTGACAGGCAGAAAGTTTGCTAATAGGGTGGTAGTAACCAAGTACTGCGACCCTGATGCCTATCACCGCCGAGACTTTTGGTAG
- the u2af2b gene encoding U2 small nuclear RNA auxiliary factor 2b isoform X6: MSDFDEFERQLTENKHERDKENRHRRRSASRSRSRERKRRSHERRSRDRRSHSKERRHRRSRSPHRDKKKKVKKYWDVPPPGFEHITPMQYKAMQAAGQIPATALLPTMTPDGLAVTPTPVPVVGSQMTRQARRLYVGNIPFGITEESMMDFFNAQMRLGGLTQAPGNPVLAVQINQDKNFAFLEFRSVDETTQAMAFDGIIFQGQSLKIRRPHDYQPLPGMSENPSVYVPGVVSTVVPDSAHKLFIGGLPNYLNDDQVKELLTSFGPLKAFNLVKDSATGLSKGYAFCEYVDTNLNDQAIAGLNGMQLGDKKLLVQRASVGAKNASLSSMNQTPVTLQVPGLVSSSVAQMGGLPTEVLCLMNMVAPEELLDDEEYEEIVEDVREECSKYGQVKSIEIPRPVDGLEVPGTGKIFVEFTSVFDSQKAMQGLTGRKFANRVVVTKYCDPDAYHRRDFW, from the exons ATGTCGGATTTCGACGAGTTCGAGCGGCAGCTGACGGAGAACAAGCACG AGCGGGACAAAGAGAACCGACACCGGCGGCGCTCGGCCTCCAGGAGCCGCAGCCGCGAGCGAAAGAGGCGAAGCCACGAGAGGAGGAGCCGCGATCGGCGGAGCCACAGCAAGGAGCGCAGACACCGGCGGAG CCGCTCCCCACACCGtgataagaagaagaaagtgaAGAAGTATTGGGATGTCCCACCGCCCGGCTTTGAGCACATCACACCCATGCAGTACAAGGCCATGCAGG CTGCTGGGCAGATTCCTGCTACTGCCCTTTTGCCTACAATGACCCCTGATGGGCTGGCAGTAACACCCACCCCTGTGCCTGTGGTGGGTAGCCAGATGACACGGCAGGCTCGCAGGCTCTACGTTGGCAACATCCCATTTGGCATCACTGAG GAGTCCATGATGGATTTCTTCAATGCTCAGATGCGCCTAGGTGGTCTCACCCAGGCTCCCGGAAATCCCGTACTTGCTGTGCAGATTAATCAAGACAAGAACTTTGCCTTTCTTGAG TTCCGCTCAGTGGATGAAACCACCCAGGCCATGGCCTTTGATGGGATCATTTTCCAGGGTCAGAGCCTAAAGATACGCCGGCCTCACGATTACCAGCCCCTGCCTGGTATGAGTGAGAACCCCAGTGTCTATGTGCCAG GGGTGGTTTCCACAGTGGTTCCAGACTCTGCTCACAAGCTCTTCATTGGTGGCTTGCCCAACTATCTCAATGATGACCAG GTGAAAGAGTTGCTTACCTCGTTTGGTCCGCTGAAGGCCTTCAACCTGGTGAAAGACAGCGCCACTGGATTGTCAAAGGGTTACGCTTTTTGCGAGTATGTGGACACCAATCTGAATGACCAG GCCATTGCTGGACTGAATGGGATGCAGCTGGGAGACAAGAAACTCCTTGTACAGCGAGCCAGCGTAGGAGCCAAAAACGCCAGTCTT AGCAGTATGAACCAGACCCCGGTAACGCTGCAGGTTCCAGGGCTGGTGAGTAGCTCTGTGGCGCAAATGGGTGGCCTGCCTACCGAGGTCCTCTGCCTCATGAACATGGTGGCTCCAGAGGAGCTACTCGATGATGAAGAGTACGAGGAGATTGTTGAGGATGTGCGCGAAGAGTGCAGCAAGTATGGCCAGGTGAAGAGCATCGAGATACCCCGACCTGTTGATGGCCTGGAGGTGCCTGGCACAGGCAAG atCTTTGTGGAGTTCACATCGGTGTTTGATAGCCAGAAGGCCATGCAGGGCCTGACAGGCAGAAAGTTTGCTAATAGGGTGGTAGTAACCAAGTACTGCGACCCTGATGCCTATCACCGCCGAGACTTTTGGTAG
- the u2af2b gene encoding U2 small nuclear RNA auxiliary factor 2b isoform X1 — protein sequence MSDFDEFERQLTENKHERDKENRHRRRSASRSRSRERKRRSHERRSRDRRSHSKERRHRRSDAGQVRCWAAAANHMSQPDMKSRSPHRDKKKKVKKYWDVPPPGFEHITPMQYKAMQAAGQIPATALLPTMTPDGLAVTPTPVPVVGSQMTRQARRLYVGNIPFGITEESMMDFFNAQMRLGGLTQAPGNPVLAVQINQDKNFAFLEFRSVDETTQAMAFDGIIFQGQSLKIRRPHDYQPLPGMSENPSVYVPGVVSTVVPDSAHKLFIGGLPNYLNDDQVKELLTSFGPLKAFNLVKDSATGLSKGYAFCEYVDTNLNDQAIAGLNGMQLGDKKLLVQRASVGAKNASLQSSMNQTPVTLQVPGLVSSSVAQMGGLPTEVLCLMNMVAPEELLDDEEYEEIVEDVREECSKYGQVKSIEIPRPVDGLEVPGTGKIFVEFTSVFDSQKAMQGLTGRKFANRVVVTKYCDPDAYHRRDFW from the exons ATGTCGGATTTCGACGAGTTCGAGCGGCAGCTGACGGAGAACAAGCACG AGCGGGACAAAGAGAACCGACACCGGCGGCGCTCGGCCTCCAGGAGCCGCAGCCGCGAGCGAAAGAGGCGAAGCCACGAGAGGAGGAGCCGCGATCGGCGGAGCCACAGCAAGGAGCGCAGACACCGGCGGAG TGATGCTGGGCAGGTGCGATGCTGGGCTGCAGCAGCGAACCACATGTCTCAGCCTGACATgaagag CCGCTCCCCACACCGtgataagaagaagaaagtgaAGAAGTATTGGGATGTCCCACCGCCCGGCTTTGAGCACATCACACCCATGCAGTACAAGGCCATGCAGG CTGCTGGGCAGATTCCTGCTACTGCCCTTTTGCCTACAATGACCCCTGATGGGCTGGCAGTAACACCCACCCCTGTGCCTGTGGTGGGTAGCCAGATGACACGGCAGGCTCGCAGGCTCTACGTTGGCAACATCCCATTTGGCATCACTGAG GAGTCCATGATGGATTTCTTCAATGCTCAGATGCGCCTAGGTGGTCTCACCCAGGCTCCCGGAAATCCCGTACTTGCTGTGCAGATTAATCAAGACAAGAACTTTGCCTTTCTTGAG TTCCGCTCAGTGGATGAAACCACCCAGGCCATGGCCTTTGATGGGATCATTTTCCAGGGTCAGAGCCTAAAGATACGCCGGCCTCACGATTACCAGCCCCTGCCTGGTATGAGTGAGAACCCCAGTGTCTATGTGCCAG GGGTGGTTTCCACAGTGGTTCCAGACTCTGCTCACAAGCTCTTCATTGGTGGCTTGCCCAACTATCTCAATGATGACCAG GTGAAAGAGTTGCTTACCTCGTTTGGTCCGCTGAAGGCCTTCAACCTGGTGAAAGACAGCGCCACTGGATTGTCAAAGGGTTACGCTTTTTGCGAGTATGTGGACACCAATCTGAATGACCAG GCCATTGCTGGACTGAATGGGATGCAGCTGGGAGACAAGAAACTCCTTGTACAGCGAGCCAGCGTAGGAGCCAAAAACGCCAGTCTT CAGAGCAGTATGAACCAGACCCCGGTAACGCTGCAGGTTCCAGGGCTGGTGAGTAGCTCTGTGGCGCAAATGGGTGGCCTGCCTACCGAGGTCCTCTGCCTCATGAACATGGTGGCTCCAGAGGAGCTACTCGATGATGAAGAGTACGAGGAGATTGTTGAGGATGTGCGCGAAGAGTGCAGCAAGTATGGCCAGGTGAAGAGCATCGAGATACCCCGACCTGTTGATGGCCTGGAGGTGCCTGGCACAGGCAAG atCTTTGTGGAGTTCACATCGGTGTTTGATAGCCAGAAGGCCATGCAGGGCCTGACAGGCAGAAAGTTTGCTAATAGGGTGGTAGTAACCAAGTACTGCGACCCTGATGCCTATCACCGCCGAGACTTTTGGTAG
- the u2af2b gene encoding U2 small nuclear RNA auxiliary factor 2b isoform X5, with product MSDFDEFERQLTENKHERDKENRHRRRSASRSRSRERKRRSHERRSRDRRSHSKERRHRRSRSPHRDKKKKVKKYWDVPPPGFEHITPMQYKAMQAAGQIPATALLPTMTPDGLAVTPTPVPVVGSQMTRQARRLYVGNIPFGITEESMMDFFNAQMRLGGLTQAPGNPVLAVQINQDKNFAFLEFRSVDETTQAMAFDGIIFQGQSLKIRRPHDYQPLPGMSENPSVYVPGVVSTVVPDSAHKLFIGGLPNYLNDDQVKELLTSFGPLKAFNLVKDSATGLSKGYAFCEYVDTNLNDQAIAGLNGMQLGDKKLLVQRASVGAKNASLQSSMNQTPVTLQVPGLVSSSVAQMGGLPTEVLCLMNMVAPEELLDDEEYEEIVEDVREECSKYGQVKSIEIPRPVDGLEVPGTGKIFVEFTSVFDSQKAMQGLTGRKFANRVVVTKYCDPDAYHRRDFW from the exons ATGTCGGATTTCGACGAGTTCGAGCGGCAGCTGACGGAGAACAAGCACG AGCGGGACAAAGAGAACCGACACCGGCGGCGCTCGGCCTCCAGGAGCCGCAGCCGCGAGCGAAAGAGGCGAAGCCACGAGAGGAGGAGCCGCGATCGGCGGAGCCACAGCAAGGAGCGCAGACACCGGCGGAG CCGCTCCCCACACCGtgataagaagaagaaagtgaAGAAGTATTGGGATGTCCCACCGCCCGGCTTTGAGCACATCACACCCATGCAGTACAAGGCCATGCAGG CTGCTGGGCAGATTCCTGCTACTGCCCTTTTGCCTACAATGACCCCTGATGGGCTGGCAGTAACACCCACCCCTGTGCCTGTGGTGGGTAGCCAGATGACACGGCAGGCTCGCAGGCTCTACGTTGGCAACATCCCATTTGGCATCACTGAG GAGTCCATGATGGATTTCTTCAATGCTCAGATGCGCCTAGGTGGTCTCACCCAGGCTCCCGGAAATCCCGTACTTGCTGTGCAGATTAATCAAGACAAGAACTTTGCCTTTCTTGAG TTCCGCTCAGTGGATGAAACCACCCAGGCCATGGCCTTTGATGGGATCATTTTCCAGGGTCAGAGCCTAAAGATACGCCGGCCTCACGATTACCAGCCCCTGCCTGGTATGAGTGAGAACCCCAGTGTCTATGTGCCAG GGGTGGTTTCCACAGTGGTTCCAGACTCTGCTCACAAGCTCTTCATTGGTGGCTTGCCCAACTATCTCAATGATGACCAG GTGAAAGAGTTGCTTACCTCGTTTGGTCCGCTGAAGGCCTTCAACCTGGTGAAAGACAGCGCCACTGGATTGTCAAAGGGTTACGCTTTTTGCGAGTATGTGGACACCAATCTGAATGACCAG GCCATTGCTGGACTGAATGGGATGCAGCTGGGAGACAAGAAACTCCTTGTACAGCGAGCCAGCGTAGGAGCCAAAAACGCCAGTCTT CAGAGCAGTATGAACCAGACCCCGGTAACGCTGCAGGTTCCAGGGCTGGTGAGTAGCTCTGTGGCGCAAATGGGTGGCCTGCCTACCGAGGTCCTCTGCCTCATGAACATGGTGGCTCCAGAGGAGCTACTCGATGATGAAGAGTACGAGGAGATTGTTGAGGATGTGCGCGAAGAGTGCAGCAAGTATGGCCAGGTGAAGAGCATCGAGATACCCCGACCTGTTGATGGCCTGGAGGTGCCTGGCACAGGCAAG atCTTTGTGGAGTTCACATCGGTGTTTGATAGCCAGAAGGCCATGCAGGGCCTGACAGGCAGAAAGTTTGCTAATAGGGTGGTAGTAACCAAGTACTGCGACCCTGATGCCTATCACCGCCGAGACTTTTGGTAG